In Papaver somniferum cultivar HN1 chromosome 1, ASM357369v1, whole genome shotgun sequence, a genomic segment contains:
- the LOC113338053 gene encoding probable 3-hydroxyisobutyryl-CoA hydrolase 3 isoform X1 — protein MKIRQTQEHQLVIWRSNPKGSIYTKQRKYKVLVEENLHARTIILNRAHRLNALSYQMVSRLHEVYTAREKDPEVKLVILRGKGKAFCVGGDVSEYFYRITEGHWKLGAKILENVITLMYKVATLGKPQVSILNGMVMGAGCGISIHGRFRVVTEKTVFAMPEASIGVIPDVGASYFLSRLPGFFGEYIGLTGARLDGTEMLACGLATHFVPSIKLSLLDEALNKVNTSDPVVISKVIDEFSEKPPLKEGSAYHRLDIIDRCFSQKTVENVISALVIWRHTTSLKQPVLLHILNFLNSRITHSVLLLLVEME, from the exons ATGAAGATCAGACAAACACAAGAGCACCAACTAGTCATATGGAGAAGTAATCCCAAAGGTTCGATATATACAAAGCAGAGGAAATACAAG GTTCTGGTGGAAGAGAATTTGCATGCTAGAACAATAATCCTAAATAGGGCTCACAGGTTGAATGCCCTGTCATATCAAATG GTATCTCGGCTACACGAAGTTTATACAGCTCGTGAGAAGGATCCTGAAGTCAAGTTGGTGATTCTAAGG GGGAAAGGAAAAGCTTTTTGTGTTGGTGGGGATGTTTCAGAATATTTCTACCGAATCACAGAGG GCCATTGGAAATTAGGTGCAAAGATTTTGGAGAACGTAATCACCTTAATGTACAAAGTTGCGACATTGGGCAAACCCCAG GTTTCGATCCTTAATGGAATGGTGATGGGAGCTGGATGCGGAATTTCCATTCACGGAAGATTTCGCGTTGTGACCGAGAAAACG GTTTTCGCTATGCCGGAGGCTTCCATCGGAGTAATCCCAGATGTAGGGGCTTCTTATTTTCTGTCTAGACTACCTGGCTTCTTTG GAGAATACATTGGTCTTACTGGTGCAAGGTTGGATGGCACTGAAATGCTTGCATGTGGCCTTGCAACTCACTTTGTCCCTTCAATA AAATTGAGTTTGCTAGATGAAGCATTAAATAAGGTGAACACAAGTGATCCAGTTGTTATCTCGAAAGTTATTGACGAGTTTTCAGAGAAACCTCCTTTGAAGGAGGGGAGTGCTTATCATAG ACTAGACATCATTGATAGATGCTTCTCACAGAAGACAGTGGAAAATGTTATCTCAGCCCTCGTAATTTGGAGACATACTACGTCACTGAAACAACCAGTTCTCTTACATATTTTAAATTTCCTAAATTCTAGAATCACCCACTCCGTACTTCTACTACTTGTTGAAATGGAGTAG
- the LOC113338053 gene encoding probable 3-hydroxyisobutyryl-CoA hydrolase 3 isoform X2, with the protein MATHGAVVDHVLVEENLHARTIILNRAHRLNALSYQMVSRLHEVYTAREKDPEVKLVILRGKGKAFCVGGDVSEYFYRITEGHWKLGAKILENVITLMYKVATLGKPQVSILNGMVMGAGCGISIHGRFRVVTEKTVFAMPEASIGVIPDVGASYFLSRLPGFFGEYIGLTGARLDGTEMLACGLATHFVPSIKLSLLDEALNKVNTSDPVVISKVIDEFSEKPPLKEGSAYHRLDIIDRCFSQKTVENVISALVIWRHTTSLKQPVLLHILNFLNSRITHSVLLLLVEME; encoded by the exons ATGGCAACTCACGGTGCCGTAGTTGACCAT GTTCTGGTGGAAGAGAATTTGCATGCTAGAACAATAATCCTAAATAGGGCTCACAGGTTGAATGCCCTGTCATATCAAATG GTATCTCGGCTACACGAAGTTTATACAGCTCGTGAGAAGGATCCTGAAGTCAAGTTGGTGATTCTAAGG GGGAAAGGAAAAGCTTTTTGTGTTGGTGGGGATGTTTCAGAATATTTCTACCGAATCACAGAGG GCCATTGGAAATTAGGTGCAAAGATTTTGGAGAACGTAATCACCTTAATGTACAAAGTTGCGACATTGGGCAAACCCCAG GTTTCGATCCTTAATGGAATGGTGATGGGAGCTGGATGCGGAATTTCCATTCACGGAAGATTTCGCGTTGTGACCGAGAAAACG GTTTTCGCTATGCCGGAGGCTTCCATCGGAGTAATCCCAGATGTAGGGGCTTCTTATTTTCTGTCTAGACTACCTGGCTTCTTTG GAGAATACATTGGTCTTACTGGTGCAAGGTTGGATGGCACTGAAATGCTTGCATGTGGCCTTGCAACTCACTTTGTCCCTTCAATA AAATTGAGTTTGCTAGATGAAGCATTAAATAAGGTGAACACAAGTGATCCAGTTGTTATCTCGAAAGTTATTGACGAGTTTTCAGAGAAACCTCCTTTGAAGGAGGGGAGTGCTTATCATAG ACTAGACATCATTGATAGATGCTTCTCACAGAAGACAGTGGAAAATGTTATCTCAGCCCTCGTAATTTGGAGACATACTACGTCACTGAAACAACCAGTTCTCTTACATATTTTAAATTTCCTAAATTCTAGAATCACCCACTCCGTACTTCTACTACTTGTTGAAATGGAGTAG